The following are from one region of the Hymenobacter sp. YIM 151858-1 genome:
- a CDS encoding acylphosphatase — translation MIEHRTFRIHGRVQGVFFRQSSQQEARRLGLSGYARNEPDGTVTIEAEGPADALGALEQWCHQGPPAARVDRVEVQPGAVQGYGRFEVRR, via the coding sequence ATGATCGAACACCGCACTTTTCGCATCCACGGCCGTGTGCAGGGCGTGTTTTTCCGGCAGTCGTCGCAGCAAGAGGCCCGGCGGCTGGGCCTCAGCGGCTACGCCCGCAACGAGCCCGACGGTACCGTAACCATTGAAGCCGAAGGACCCGCCGACGCCCTAGGTGCTCTGGAGCAGTGGTGCCACCAAGGGCCGCCCGCCGCCCGCGTCGATCGGGTGGAGGTGCAGCCGGGCGCGGTGCAAGGCTACGGGCGGTTCGAGGTGAGGCGGTAG
- the nagA gene encoding N-acetylglucosamine-6-phosphate deacetylase has product MRYALTNAVLHTGHAELLHHAVVISHGRIEGVVPAAELPADVPARNLGGLHVAPGLIDLQVYGADGVLFSTHPTPEVLARMQETFWQQGTTHFLATMPTNSPVLMREAVLAGKAFREQHPNGGLLGVHLEGPYISHQKKGAHQAAFIRVPDVAELREWLHLGAGALRMLTMAPEAATPEAVALLRDAGVVLSAGHTNATYAQATAAFGGGFAAATHLFNAMSGLAGREPGVVGAVYDSATACASIIADGVHCDFAAVRISHKLMGERLFLITDAVAESPEGAYQFRHAGDRYVDGQGTLAGSALTMLQAVRNCVQHAGLSLAESLRMASLYPARVLGLENHLGLIAPGYEASLCVFDDDLEPRGVVLAGELRLGGSA; this is encoded by the coding sequence ATGCGCTACGCCCTTACCAACGCCGTTTTGCACACCGGCCATGCCGAGCTGCTCCACCACGCCGTGGTCATCAGCCACGGGCGCATCGAGGGGGTGGTACCCGCGGCCGAGCTACCCGCCGATGTGCCTGCCCGCAACCTGGGCGGCCTGCACGTAGCGCCCGGGCTTATCGATTTGCAGGTGTATGGGGCTGATGGGGTGCTCTTTTCTACCCATCCTACCCCCGAGGTGCTGGCGCGCATGCAAGAGACGTTCTGGCAACAGGGCACCACGCACTTTCTGGCCACCATGCCCACCAACTCGCCCGTACTCATGCGCGAGGCGGTGCTGGCCGGCAAAGCTTTCCGGGAGCAACACCCCAACGGCGGTTTGCTGGGCGTGCACTTGGAGGGGCCCTACATCAGCCACCAGAAAAAAGGCGCCCACCAAGCCGCGTTTATTCGGGTGCCCGATGTGGCCGAGCTGCGCGAGTGGCTGCACCTAGGGGCCGGCGCGTTGCGGATGCTGACCATGGCGCCCGAAGCAGCCACGCCCGAGGCCGTGGCTTTGCTGCGCGATGCCGGCGTGGTGCTGTCGGCGGGGCATACCAACGCCACGTACGCGCAGGCCACGGCGGCCTTCGGTGGCGGTTTTGCGGCGGCTACGCACCTGTTCAATGCCATGTCGGGGTTGGCGGGGCGCGAGCCGGGCGTAGTGGGCGCCGTGTACGACTCGGCCACGGCCTGCGCCAGCATTATTGCCGATGGCGTGCACTGCGATTTTGCGGCGGTGCGCATCAGCCACAAGCTTATGGGCGAGCGGCTGTTTCTGATTACCGACGCCGTGGCCGAAAGCCCCGAGGGCGCGTACCAGTTCCGCCATGCCGGCGACCGGTACGTGGATGGGCAGGGCACGCTGGCGGGCTCGGCGCTAACCATGCTGCAGGCCGTGCGCAACTGCGTGCAGCACGCGGGCCTTTCGCTCGCCGAAAGTTTGCGCATGGCCTCCCTCTACCCTGCCCGGGTGCTGGGCCTCGAAAACCACCTAGGGCTGATTGCCCCCGGCTACGAGGCCAGCCTGTGCGTGTTCGACGATGACCTGGAGCCGCGCGGGGTGGTGCTGGCGGGCGAGCTGCGCCTGGGCGGCTCGGCCTAG